The Corallococcus exiguus genome has a window encoding:
- a CDS encoding response regulator produces the protein MAGNAQAPFHILLVEDEPVIRELVRSMLSDGAVDVVCAANGIEGLKLARDRDFHLILMDVVLPQLDGVSVCRILKSDPATAKVPLYMLTAKAKKADVASATQAGADGYIHKPFRGAELMDLVERLRTARSAAD, from the coding sequence ATGGCTGGCAACGCGCAAGCGCCCTTCCACATCCTGCTCGTTGAGGACGAGCCCGTCATCCGCGAGCTGGTTCGCTCCATGTTGAGCGACGGCGCGGTGGACGTGGTTTGCGCGGCCAATGGCATCGAAGGCCTGAAGCTGGCCCGCGACCGCGACTTCCACCTCATCCTGATGGACGTGGTGCTGCCGCAGCTGGACGGCGTCTCCGTGTGCCGCATCCTGAAGAGCGACCCGGCCACGGCGAAGGTGCCGCTCTACATGCTCACCGCGAAGGCGAAGAAGGCGGACGTGGCGAGCGCGACGCAGGCGGGCGCGGACGGCTACATCCACAAGCCCTTCCGCGGCGCGGAGCTGATGGACCTGGTGGAGCGTCTGCGCACGGCCCGTTCGGCCGCGGACTGA
- a CDS encoding SH3 domain-containing protein: protein MSDAATQGYYTAEEAEAVFQQANDAYGREDYANAQAQYEKLIAHGFGGPDVLYNLGTTHLARGDLGRAVLSLEQARKQGGRAEDLEANLALARARQVDKVVGASADEAFLPRLVAATDGAAVAWVFFVAWLVGFALLLFRRAFPSMRRTAVAVVAGLCLTAAVPAALLLGAHIWVHQNVHEAVVLAPTLVARELPRSEGRSLFEVHAGLKVQLLDETGKYVRIRLPNGLEGWAERDGVAEI from the coding sequence ATGAGCGACGCGGCGACGCAGGGCTACTACACCGCCGAGGAAGCGGAGGCCGTCTTCCAGCAGGCCAACGACGCGTATGGCCGCGAGGACTACGCCAACGCGCAGGCCCAGTACGAGAAGCTCATCGCCCACGGCTTCGGCGGACCGGACGTGCTCTACAACCTGGGCACCACGCACCTGGCCCGCGGCGACCTGGGCCGCGCGGTGCTGTCGCTGGAGCAGGCCCGGAAGCAGGGCGGACGCGCCGAGGACCTGGAGGCCAACCTGGCCCTGGCGAGGGCGCGGCAGGTGGACAAGGTCGTGGGCGCCTCCGCGGACGAGGCCTTCCTCCCCCGGCTGGTGGCGGCGACGGATGGCGCGGCCGTGGCATGGGTCTTCTTCGTCGCGTGGCTGGTGGGCTTCGCGCTGCTGCTCTTCCGGCGCGCCTTCCCCTCGATGCGGCGCACGGCGGTGGCGGTGGTGGCGGGGCTCTGCCTCACGGCGGCGGTGCCGGCGGCGCTGCTGTTGGGGGCACACATCTGGGTCCACCAGAACGTGCACGAGGCCGTGGTGCTGGCGCCCACGCTGGTGGCGCGGGAGCTGCCTCGCTCGGAAGGGCGCTCCCTCTTCGAGGTGCACGCCGGCCTGAAGGTGCAGCTCCTGGATGAGACGGGGAAGTACGTCCGCATCCGCCTGCCCAACGGCCTGGAGGGCTGGGCCGAGCGCGACGGCGTGGCCGAAATCTAG